CCGAACTCCCCGACTCCGAACTGCTGAAGGAGGTGCTCCATGGTCTCCGGAAGCTGTGAGCTGCCGGCCCAGCGCACCCCGCTGTCCGACGCGGCCGAGACCGGCCTGAAGATAGTCGTCGTCGGAGGATTCGGCGTCGGCAAGACCACGCTCGTCCGCTCGGTGAGCGAGATCCGGCCGCTGAACACCGAAGAGGTCATGACCCAGGCCGGCGTCGGCGTCGACGAGACCAGCGGCGTCGACGCCAAGACGACCACCACGGTCGCCTTCGACTTCGGCCGCATCAGCCTCAACGAGCGCATCGTGCTGTACCTGTTCGGCGCCCCGGGACAGGAACGCTTCTGGTTCCTGTGGGACCGGCTGTTCTCCGGCACGCTCGGCGCGGTCGTCCTCGTGGACACCCGCCGGATGGACGACTCCTGGTACGCGATCGACCGGCTGGAACACCACGGCACCCCGTTCGTGGTGGCGGTCAACCGCTTCGACGACGACGTCGCCCACCCCCTCGAAGAGATCCGTCAGGCCCTGGCCCTGCCCGAGCACATCCCGATGATCGACTGCGACGCCCGGGTCAGGACGTCCAGCAAGAACGTCCTGATCACGCTCGTCGACCATCTGCGCACGATGGCCATCGCCCGGGAGACGACACCATGAGCACTTCCAGCCCCTCCTTCGACCCGCCCTTCGATCCGGGACCCGCCGCCCCTTCCGGCTGCCCGGCCGCCCCCGGTGCCGTACGTCTGTCCGGCGCCT
This sequence is a window from Streptomyces parvus. Protein-coding genes within it:
- a CDS encoding ATP/GTP-binding protein, which codes for MVSGSCELPAQRTPLSDAAETGLKIVVVGGFGVGKTTLVRSVSEIRPLNTEEVMTQAGVGVDETSGVDAKTTTTVAFDFGRISLNERIVLYLFGAPGQERFWFLWDRLFSGTLGAVVLVDTRRMDDSWYAIDRLEHHGTPFVVAVNRFDDDVAHPLEEIRQALALPEHIPMIDCDARVRTSSKNVLITLVDHLRTMAIARETTP